In a single window of the Luteibacter rhizovicinus DSM 16549 genome:
- a CDS encoding DUF2589 domain-containing protein: protein MADELVNISSQFKGLPIADLIGSPLTAACEAQVKLAQATADFIKVIGFLPPAANDATGVGATRTASFKFKRPVDDPNGTGIAEEEVELEVPLLAIVKVPNLSITTVDITFNMEVKSSFSQTEKDSKSGSFDASMSIGWGIFKATAKVSGAVSSSKESTRASDNSAKYNVAVHAEDGGAPEGLMRVLDILQTACAPRKISAPVPVTDTPALAGGGAAAGGGAAAGG from the coding sequence ATGGCTGACGAACTCGTCAACATCTCAAGCCAGTTCAAGGGTCTTCCCATCGCCGACCTGATCGGCTCGCCGCTCACCGCGGCGTGCGAAGCCCAGGTCAAGCTTGCCCAGGCCACCGCGGATTTCATCAAGGTCATCGGCTTCCTGCCGCCGGCCGCGAACGATGCCACGGGCGTGGGCGCCACACGTACCGCGAGCTTCAAGTTCAAGCGTCCCGTCGACGACCCGAACGGCACGGGCATCGCCGAAGAAGAGGTCGAGCTGGAAGTGCCGCTGCTGGCCATCGTCAAGGTCCCGAACCTGAGCATCACCACGGTGGACATCACCTTCAACATGGAAGTGAAGTCGTCCTTCAGCCAGACCGAGAAGGATTCCAAGAGCGGCTCCTTCGATGCCTCGATGTCGATCGGCTGGGGCATCTTCAAGGCCACCGCGAAGGTGTCCGGTGCGGTGTCCTCGTCGAAGGAAAGCACCCGTGCGTCGGATAACTCGGCCAAGTACAACGTCGCGGTTCACGCCGAAGACGGTGGCGCGCCGGAAGGCCTGATGCGCGTGCTCGACATCCTGCAGACCGCCTGCGCGCCCCGCAAGATCAGCGCGCCGGTGCCTGTCACGGATACGCCGGCGCTTGCCGGTGGTGGTGCGGCCGCCGGTGGCGGTGCCGCGGCTGGCGGTTAA
- a CDS encoding glycoside hydrolase family 108 protein, with amino-acid sequence MADFNSFFPTLLKHEGGFVNDPADPGGATNKGVTIGTFGQCAQRLLDIPPTLDNLRALTDAQAGIIYKALYWDKVHGDEIALQSLANIVFDFQVNAGGNASKLLQRVLNTLGATPPLAVDGAIGAGTMAALAKANSVAVYTAYKQGRKDYYTDLVNRKPTLGKFLKGWLARVDSFPDLAPAAKGGV; translated from the coding sequence ATGGCCGACTTCAACAGCTTCTTTCCCACCTTGCTCAAACACGAGGGTGGGTTCGTCAACGACCCGGCGGATCCGGGTGGTGCGACCAACAAGGGCGTGACCATCGGAACGTTCGGGCAGTGCGCCCAGCGCCTGCTCGACATCCCGCCCACGCTCGACAACCTGCGCGCACTGACCGACGCCCAGGCCGGCATCATCTACAAGGCGCTCTACTGGGACAAGGTGCACGGCGACGAGATCGCTCTGCAGTCGCTGGCGAACATCGTCTTCGACTTCCAGGTCAATGCCGGCGGCAACGCATCGAAGCTGCTGCAACGCGTGTTGAACACCCTCGGGGCCACACCGCCACTGGCCGTGGACGGCGCGATCGGTGCCGGCACGATGGCCGCCCTGGCAAAAGCCAATAGCGTGGCCGTCTACACGGCCTATAAGCAGGGGCGCAAGGATTACTACACCGATCTGGTGAACAGGAAGCCCACCCTGGGCAAGTTCCTCAAAGGCTGGCTGGCCCGCGTGGACTCGTTCCCCGACCTGGCACCCGCTGCAAAGGGAGGCGTCTGA
- a CDS encoding glycoside hydrolase family 108 protein → MADFNSYFAPLLMSRGGFVNDPADPGGVSNKGIDIGSFQQCAQRLLNIPPTLDNLRALTDAQAATIYKALYWDKVRGDEIAFQPLANIVFDFQVIAGANASRLLQRVLNGLGATPPVAMNGEIDAATLVALRQVDAVAVYAAFKQGRKDYFKDLVAKRPPMNKFLKGWLTHTDSFADLPATP, encoded by the coding sequence ATGGCCGACTTCAACAGCTACTTCGCCCCGCTGCTCATGTCGAGGGGTGGGTTCGTCAACGACCCCGCCGATCCGGGTGGTGTCTCGAACAAGGGCATCGACATCGGCAGCTTCCAGCAGTGCGCCCAGCGCCTGCTCAACATCCCGCCGACGCTCGATAACCTGCGCGCGCTGACCGATGCCCAGGCCGCGACGATTTACAAGGCGCTCTACTGGGACAAGGTGCGTGGCGACGAAATCGCCTTTCAACCACTGGCGAATATCGTTTTCGATTTCCAGGTGATTGCCGGTGCGAACGCGTCCCGCTTGCTGCAGCGGGTGTTGAACGGCCTCGGTGCCACGCCGCCGGTAGCAATGAACGGGGAGATCGATGCAGCCACACTCGTTGCCCTGAGGCAGGTCGATGCGGTGGCGGTCTATGCCGCCTTCAAGCAAGGCCGCAAGGACTACTTCAAAGATCTGGTGGCCAAGCGACCGCCGATGAACAAGTTCCTCAAGGGCTGGCTGACCCACACGGACTCGTTTGCCGATTTGCCTGCGACGCCGTAG
- the serS gene encoding serine--tRNA ligase yields MLDPALLRGKLAETAERLRAARNFDLDVPTIERLESERKALSTETQELQNLRNTRSKAIGQAKGKGESVDALMAEVAGIGDKLKSNEQALAEVQAKLADIALGIPNLPDDSVPIGKDENDNLEILRWGHPRPFDFPVKDHVDLGVRHGWLDGEAGAKLSGARFTVLRGQLAHLHRALAQFMLDLHTTRHGYLEHNVPLIVNAAAMEGTSQLPKFEEDLFGTMVDEVKRYLIPTSEVTLTNLVRESIVDAGELPMRMTAHSMCFRAEAGSYGRDTRGMIRQHQFEKVEMVQIATAETSFAQLEEMVGHAEAVLQALKLPYRKVQLCTGDMGFAAAKTYDLEVWLPSQNTYREISSCSNCTDFQARRMSARWRNPASNKPELVHTLNGSGLAVGRTLVAVMENFQQADGSIEVPDVLRPYMAGIEAIA; encoded by the coding sequence ATGCTGGATCCCGCCCTCCTGCGCGGCAAGCTCGCCGAAACGGCTGAGCGCCTGCGCGCCGCCCGGAACTTCGACCTCGACGTCCCGACGATCGAGCGCCTCGAATCCGAGCGCAAGGCGCTCTCCACCGAGACCCAGGAGCTGCAGAACCTGCGTAATACCCGCTCCAAGGCCATCGGTCAGGCCAAGGGCAAGGGCGAAAGCGTGGACGCGCTCATGGCCGAAGTGGCCGGCATCGGCGACAAGCTCAAGTCCAACGAGCAGGCGCTCGCCGAGGTCCAGGCCAAGCTGGCCGACATCGCCCTGGGTATCCCGAACCTCCCCGACGACTCCGTGCCCATCGGCAAGGACGAGAACGACAACCTGGAGATCCTCCGCTGGGGTCACCCGCGTCCGTTCGACTTCCCGGTGAAGGACCACGTGGACCTGGGCGTCCGTCACGGCTGGCTCGACGGCGAAGCCGGGGCCAAGCTGTCCGGCGCACGCTTCACCGTGCTGCGCGGCCAGCTCGCGCACCTGCACCGCGCGCTCGCCCAGTTCATGCTGGACCTGCACACCACGCGTCACGGCTACCTCGAGCACAACGTGCCGTTGATCGTGAATGCAGCGGCGATGGAAGGCACCAGCCAGTTGCCCAAGTTCGAAGAGGACCTGTTCGGCACGATGGTCGACGAGGTGAAGCGTTACCTCATCCCCACCTCCGAAGTGACGCTGACCAACCTCGTGCGCGAGAGCATCGTCGACGCCGGCGAGCTGCCCATGCGCATGACCGCGCACTCCATGTGCTTCCGCGCCGAAGCCGGCAGCTACGGCCGCGACACCCGCGGCATGATCCGCCAGCACCAGTTCGAGAAGGTCGAGATGGTGCAGATCGCGACCGCCGAGACCAGCTTCGCGCAGCTCGAGGAGATGGTCGGGCATGCCGAGGCCGTGCTACAGGCGCTGAAGCTGCCGTACCGCAAGGTGCAGCTGTGCACGGGCGACATGGGCTTTGCCGCGGCCAAGACCTATGACCTCGAGGTCTGGCTGCCCAGCCAGAACACGTATCGCGAGATCAGCAGTTGCTCGAACTGCACGGACTTCCAGGCGCGCCGCATGTCGGCCCGCTGGCGGAATCCGGCGAGCAACAAGCCGGAGCTGGTGCATACGTTGAACGGCTCGGGGCTGGCCGTGGGCCGGACCCTGGTGGCCGTGATGGAGAACTTCCAGCAGGCCGATGGCTCGATCGAGGTGCCGGACGTGCTGCGGCCGTATATGGCGGGGATTGAGGCGATTGCCTGA
- a CDS encoding DUF3999 family protein, whose protein sequence is MRPDVRHALLALALVASGARAAAPADQFAQAYPIKATPGAPAYVVPLPQDAYSWTRPERALADVVVVDATGQQVPSGLYQPLQSVSRPVTLRLPLLAVPPAEAGSPGPRIERSTNGDIVIQPGNDNGPALVKEWLIDARTPINLSQITFPPTQVSDGADAQLDNVSIDVSDDLQSWTSLIRQATILSMGRGGNASDVSTVKIEGATGRYFRVRIVSGSVHWATAGEATATLAGRVEEKLGADDSVRQWLDVQPTRSTSSGQGVDYDYELPAALPINALRLKRGSDAVARVDAASLEGDHLSESLGTLVVTAAQGDDNTTLTIPAGRRQALRLHSATPLRDPPQLALGWVPDRLVFLPEGQAPYRLLAGSRAASRPAWPIADALAGLRKQQPEGWRPTEASTGPGERLAGEDALAAPNAPFDWTRVILWVVLGLGVLVVGGMAVSLLRKPPTGPREDP, encoded by the coding sequence ATGCGTCCTGACGTTCGCCACGCGCTGCTCGCCCTCGCCCTGGTGGCGAGTGGTGCCAGGGCCGCTGCGCCCGCGGATCAATTCGCCCAGGCGTATCCCATCAAGGCGACGCCCGGCGCGCCGGCCTATGTCGTGCCGCTGCCGCAAGACGCCTACAGCTGGACGCGGCCGGAAAGAGCGCTCGCCGATGTCGTCGTCGTCGATGCCACAGGGCAACAAGTGCCGTCAGGCCTCTATCAGCCTCTGCAATCGGTGTCTCGACCGGTGACCTTGCGCTTGCCGCTTCTCGCCGTACCACCGGCGGAAGCGGGCTCACCCGGACCGCGTATCGAGCGCAGCACCAATGGCGACATCGTCATCCAGCCCGGCAACGACAACGGCCCGGCACTGGTGAAGGAATGGCTGATCGATGCGCGTACGCCGATCAACCTCTCGCAAATCACCTTCCCGCCGACCCAGGTCAGCGACGGCGCGGATGCCCAGCTGGACAACGTGTCGATCGACGTCAGCGACGATCTGCAGTCGTGGACCAGCCTGATCCGCCAGGCCACGATCCTGTCCATGGGGCGTGGCGGCAACGCGTCCGATGTCTCCACGGTCAAGATCGAAGGTGCGACAGGCCGCTATTTTCGCGTGCGCATCGTCAGCGGCAGCGTGCATTGGGCGACAGCGGGCGAAGCGACCGCGACGCTTGCCGGTCGCGTGGAAGAAAAACTCGGCGCTGACGACTCCGTTCGCCAGTGGCTGGACGTGCAGCCCACCCGTTCCACGTCCAGCGGGCAGGGCGTCGACTACGATTACGAACTTCCCGCCGCCTTGCCGATCAACGCGCTGCGCCTGAAGCGAGGCAGCGATGCCGTCGCACGCGTGGATGCCGCGTCGCTCGAGGGCGATCACCTCAGTGAGTCACTCGGCACGCTCGTCGTCACCGCGGCGCAGGGTGACGACAACACCACGCTCACCATACCGGCCGGTCGCCGCCAAGCGCTCCGCCTTCACTCCGCCACGCCGTTGCGCGATCCGCCGCAGCTTGCCCTGGGCTGGGTGCCGGATCGCCTCGTTTTCCTGCCGGAGGGGCAGGCGCCGTATCGGCTGCTCGCGGGCAGCCGCGCGGCCAGCCGCCCGGCCTGGCCCATCGCCGATGCCCTGGCCGGCCTGCGCAAGCAGCAGCCGGAAGGCTGGCGGCCGACGGAGGCCAGCACCGGGCCGGGGGAGCGCCTGGCGGGCGAAGACGCTCTCGCCGCACCGAACGCACCTTTCGACTGGACCCGCGTGATCCTGTGGGTGGTGCTCGGCCTGGGTGTGCTGGTGGTCGGGGGGATGGCCGTGAGCCTGCTGCGCAAGCCGCCTACCGGGCCACGTGAAGACCCTTGA
- a CDS encoding replication-associated recombination protein A, with amino-acid sequence MSFQSPGLFAEPEALKPLAERMRPRSLDEIVGQQRVAGEGKPLRRALEAGKVHSMILWGPPGCGKTTLALLVARYADADFRAISAVMSGLPDVRKALAEAEGNFAQGRRTVLFVDEVHRFNKAQQDAFLPHIERGVIIFVGATTENPSFELNSALLSRCRVHVLDSVSPDDIVAALRRALADSERGLGDLELTVEDASLRMIASAADGDVRRALTLLEIAAELAEGGHIDDATLEQVLADRTRRFDKSGEQFYDQISALHKSVRSSDPDAAVYWLTRMLDGGCDPLYLARRMTRMAVEDVGLAEPRAWRMALDAWDTYERLGSPEGELGLAQLAIWLAISPKSNAAYTAFNKARATVKQMGTLDVPMHLRNAPTKLMKGLGYGTGYQYDHDAEGGVALDQQCLPDELVGMMFYEPVDRGLELKLGEKLAALRAARAAAREKKG; translated from the coding sequence ATGTCTTTCCAGTCCCCCGGCCTTTTCGCCGAACCCGAAGCCCTGAAGCCCCTGGCCGAGCGCATGCGTCCGCGCAGCCTCGACGAAATCGTCGGGCAGCAGCGCGTGGCCGGCGAGGGCAAGCCGCTGCGTCGCGCGCTCGAGGCCGGCAAGGTGCATTCGATGATCCTGTGGGGGCCGCCCGGCTGCGGCAAGACCACGCTGGCCCTGCTTGTCGCCCGCTATGCGGACGCCGACTTCCGCGCGATTTCAGCCGTGATGAGCGGGCTGCCGGACGTGCGCAAGGCGCTCGCCGAAGCCGAGGGCAACTTCGCGCAGGGACGTCGCACCGTGCTCTTCGTCGACGAGGTGCATCGTTTCAACAAGGCGCAGCAGGATGCCTTCCTGCCGCACATCGAGCGCGGCGTCATCATCTTCGTCGGCGCGACCACCGAGAATCCGTCGTTCGAGCTCAACTCCGCGTTGCTCTCGCGCTGTCGCGTGCATGTGCTCGATTCGGTCAGCCCGGACGACATCGTCGCCGCGCTGCGTCGTGCGCTTGCCGACAGCGAACGTGGCCTGGGTGATCTCGAACTCACGGTGGAAGACGCGTCGCTGCGCATGATCGCCAGCGCCGCCGATGGCGACGTCCGTCGCGCGCTAACGCTGCTGGAAATCGCCGCCGAGCTGGCCGAGGGCGGCCACATCGACGACGCTACGCTCGAGCAGGTGCTCGCCGATCGAACGCGCCGTTTCGACAAGAGTGGCGAGCAGTTCTACGACCAGATCTCGGCGCTGCATAAATCCGTTCGCTCGTCCGATCCGGATGCCGCCGTGTACTGGCTCACGCGCATGCTCGACGGTGGCTGCGATCCGCTTTACCTGGCGCGCCGCATGACGCGCATGGCCGTCGAAGATGTCGGCCTGGCCGAGCCCCGCGCCTGGCGCATGGCACTCGATGCCTGGGATACCTACGAGCGGCTGGGCAGCCCTGAAGGCGAACTCGGTCTGGCCCAGTTGGCGATCTGGCTGGCGATCTCGCCGAAGAGCAATGCGGCGTACACGGCCTTCAACAAGGCCCGCGCCACGGTGAAACAGATGGGTACGCTCGACGTGCCGATGCACCTGCGCAACGCGCCGACGAAGCTGATGAAGGGCCTGGGCTACGGCACGGGCTACCAGTACGACCACGATGCCGAAGGTGGCGTGGCGCTGGATCAGCAATGCTTGCCCGATGAGCTCGTGGGGATGATGTTTTATGAGCCGGTGGATCGTGGACTGGAGTTGAAGCTCGGCGAGAAGCTGGCGGCGTTGAGGGCGGCGAGGGCGGCGGCTCGGGAAAAGAAGGGGTGA
- a CDS encoding cation:proton antiporter: protein MSLFESLLLLLMAAVALLQVARRLSLPYPSLLALAGVGVALLPGAPDFPIDPRTALPLFIAPALMDAAFDFPVARAKRFWVPLFTLAVGGVLLTAMLVAWAGWALAGLPFAAALVLGAIVAPPDAAAATAILSGMAIPRNTDAIIRGESLFNDAAALLLFGVALSVQTAGAVTAPQVVGFALAAPGGVLFGMLVGWLLPLATRYISGALDSNLFQFVNTFLVWIVAEHLHVSPVLAVVAMAMTVAGRRADPSSPRLRVQSYAVWGAVVFVLNVTAFLLMGLQARRIVGDMSGEHLRQALMFAGIVTAIVVVVRLVFALSFNRTVAWYRARLGREPAASWQQATLAGWCGMRGLVTLATAFILPENFPQRDTVVLTAFSVVLATLVVQGMTLAPVIRLLGLDHRAAGEQELRAVRLGLVKAALERMAVEADEEGTRLAALYRIEADAFDEPARAEAFDRHCALAQAAVAAQRVELERCRVDFQLSDDDYNFLLEQLDWRELTVLPAEATRITGG from the coding sequence TTGTCACTCTTCGAAAGCCTCCTTCTCTTGCTCATGGCCGCCGTCGCACTACTGCAGGTGGCACGGCGGCTATCCCTGCCGTACCCCTCGCTGCTCGCGCTGGCGGGTGTCGGCGTGGCGCTGCTGCCCGGTGCGCCGGATTTTCCGATCGATCCACGCACCGCCTTGCCCCTGTTCATCGCACCCGCCTTGATGGATGCGGCCTTCGATTTCCCTGTCGCGCGTGCCAAGCGCTTCTGGGTACCGCTGTTCACCCTGGCCGTCGGTGGTGTGCTGCTGACGGCGATGCTGGTCGCCTGGGCCGGTTGGGCGCTGGCAGGACTGCCCTTCGCCGCGGCCCTCGTGCTCGGCGCCATCGTCGCGCCGCCGGATGCCGCAGCTGCCACGGCGATCCTTTCGGGCATGGCCATTCCGCGCAACACCGACGCGATCATTCGCGGCGAGAGTCTGTTCAACGATGCAGCCGCGCTGCTGTTGTTCGGTGTGGCCTTGTCGGTGCAGACGGCGGGTGCGGTGACCGCGCCGCAGGTCGTCGGCTTTGCGCTGGCCGCGCCGGGTGGTGTGTTGTTCGGCATGCTGGTCGGGTGGCTGCTGCCACTCGCCACGCGATACATCAGCGGCGCACTCGACAGCAACCTGTTCCAGTTCGTCAATACCTTCCTCGTCTGGATCGTTGCCGAGCACCTGCATGTATCGCCGGTGCTCGCTGTCGTCGCGATGGCGATGACCGTCGCTGGCCGGCGCGCCGATCCATCCTCGCCGCGACTGCGTGTGCAGTCGTACGCGGTGTGGGGCGCGGTGGTGTTCGTGCTCAATGTCACGGCATTCCTCTTGATGGGCCTGCAGGCGCGGCGCATCGTCGGTGACATGAGTGGCGAGCATCTTCGCCAGGCCTTGATGTTCGCAGGGATCGTCACGGCCATCGTGGTGGTCGTGCGCCTGGTCTTTGCGTTGAGTTTCAACCGTACCGTCGCCTGGTACCGGGCGCGTCTCGGCAGGGAACCGGCTGCCAGCTGGCAGCAGGCGACGCTGGCCGGCTGGTGTGGCATGCGTGGCCTGGTGACCCTGGCGACGGCCTTCATCCTCCCGGAGAACTTTCCTCAGCGCGATACCGTGGTGCTCACCGCGTTCTCCGTCGTGCTCGCGACGCTTGTCGTGCAGGGTATGACGCTGGCGCCGGTGATCCGTCTGCTCGGCCTCGATCATCGCGCTGCCGGTGAGCAGGAGCTGCGTGCGGTACGCCTGGGGCTGGTCAAGGCGGCACTGGAGCGCATGGCTGTCGAAGCGGACGAGGAGGGCACACGTCTCGCTGCGCTCTATCGCATCGAGGCCGACGCCTTCGACGAACCGGCGCGCGCCGAGGCCTTCGACCGGCATTGCGCGCTGGCCCAGGCGGCGGTCGCCGCGCAGCGTGTCGAGCTGGAACGCTGCCGTGTCGACTTCCAGTTGAGCGATGACGATTACAACTTCCTCCTCGAACAACTGGACTGGCGCGAGCTCACCGTGCTTCCCGCCGAGGCGACACGCATCACCGGCGGCTAG
- a CDS encoding LuxR C-terminal-related transcriptional regulator, producing the protein MPVTVLLADEQALLREGVASLLTALPRYEVIGSTADGRDCVRSALRCQPGLIVFDCAMRGLSGLEAIRRIAPRCPRTRLLCLSSYDDSRWVRAAFDAGAHGYVLKRDGFEVLHEAIDSVMRSRFFISPDIAHLLVDGMRRSSSPSFAPREPLSPREREITQLFAEGLSAKDIASRLHVSVKTVGTHREHIMAKLGINGIAQLTRYALREGLTALEP; encoded by the coding sequence ATGCCGGTCACCGTGCTGCTGGCCGATGAGCAGGCGCTGCTGCGTGAGGGCGTCGCATCGCTGCTGACCGCGTTACCGCGCTACGAGGTGATCGGCAGCACCGCTGATGGACGCGACTGCGTGCGTAGTGCGTTGCGGTGCCAGCCGGGCCTGATCGTGTTCGACTGCGCCATGCGTGGGCTGAGCGGTCTGGAGGCCATCCGCCGTATCGCACCGCGCTGCCCGCGGACCCGGTTGCTCTGTCTTTCCTCCTACGACGACTCGCGCTGGGTGCGCGCCGCGTTCGATGCCGGGGCGCACGGCTATGTGCTCAAACGCGATGGCTTCGAGGTGCTGCACGAAGCGATCGACAGCGTGATGCGCTCGCGTTTTTTCATCAGTCCGGATATCGCCCATCTGCTGGTGGATGGCATGCGCCGAAGCAGTTCGCCGTCGTTCGCGCCGCGCGAGCCGTTGAGTCCACGCGAACGGGAAATCACCCAGCTGTTCGCCGAAGGGCTCAGTGCGAAGGACATTGCATCGCGGCTGCACGTGAGCGTGAAAACCGTAGGCACGCACCGTGAGCACATCATGGCCAAGCTCGGTATCAACGGCATCGCGCAACTCACGCGTTATGCCTTGCGCGAAGGCCTCACGGCGCTCGAACCATGA